A genomic window from Brassica oleracea var. oleracea cultivar TO1000 chromosome C8, BOL, whole genome shotgun sequence includes:
- the LOC106311030 gene encoding homeobox protein knotted-1-like 12, with protein MEVKKGENSFLENIKQDIDKITKEEDEILKKRISSHPLYGLLLQSHLSCLKVCSGDFDLPEIMNTADDLDLTKLSLDPDSSLEATSSDLDQFMEAYCSTLRELKEAMEKPLIEAHRFVDAVYTQLNDIVLSSPPP; from the exons ATGGAGGTGAAGAAAGGTGAGAACAGTTTTTTAGAAAACATCAAACAGGATATTGATAAGATTACAAAAGAAGAAGACGAGATTCTTAAGAAGAGAATCTCAAGCCACCCTCTGTATGGACTTCTTCTTCAATCACATCTCAGCTGTTTAAAG GTGTGTTCCGGCGACTTTGACTTACCTGAGATTATGAACACAGCGGATGATCTTGACCTAACCAAACTCTCTCTCGACCCTGATTCTTCCCTCGAAGCTACCTCTTCAGACCTTGATCAATTCATG GAAGCGTATTGCTCGACTCTACGGGAGCTGAAGGAAGCCATGGAGAAGCCTCTTATCGAAGCGCACCGTTTTGTAGATGCAGTGTACACTCAGCTAAACGACATTGTTCTCTCATCACCACCCCCTTAA